The Opisthocomus hoazin isolate bOpiHoa1 chromosome 9, bOpiHoa1.hap1, whole genome shotgun sequence genomic sequence gatgctccagtcccctcaccatccttgtagccctccgctggactctctccagcagctcttcatctttcttgaactggggagcccagaactggacacagtactccagatgaggcctcaccagggcagtgtagaggggaaggagaacctccctcgtcctgctggccacactcttcttgatgcaccccaggatcccattggctttcttggcagccagggcacactgctggctcatggttaacctgtcgtccactaggacacccaggtccctctccgcagagctgctctccagcaggtccaccccaagcctgtactggtgcatgaggttgttcctccccaggtgcaggaccctgcacttgcccttgttgaacctcatcaggttcctctctgcccagctttccagcctatccaggtcacgctgaatggcagcacagccttctggtgtatctaccacacctcccagtttggtgtcatcagctgaGCCGAGCTgaacctccccagccccaggggcatTCCCAAGGAGCTTTTAAGCTAAAGTCTGCCAGGGTGAGAGCCCAACCAGAGCCTTTGCAGAGCCCCTGTCTGCTGTGTGCATCCTACGGGGGTGCCGCTGTGTGCACGGCCCACATGACCACAAGTCCATGTGCAGCTCGCCTACCTCTACATAGTTGTACATGGCTAAATCCGAGATCGCGTGGTCATCTGGCACCCTCAGCCTGGAGAACTCGGGGAGGCAGGCACCTGGGATAAGAGAgtggcagctcccaggcagctccCCAGCAGGGCATCCAGCCACCTTCAGCTGCAGAGAGATCCTCCTCTGCTCTTGCTCTTCCCCAGCCACCTCACTCACCAAGGTCATTGTGGAACTGGTCCATTAATTCATCAAAGACCAAACAATCCTCAAAGCCCTGGGAAGAAAATTAGAGGGTAAACAGGCAGAAGGAACCACGTGCTCACTAGAAATATTCTCATGGATCCTTAGCTAGTGTAGCGGTTCACACGTGCAGGGTCCCACTGACCACAGCTTCAGAGCAGGATTCTTACTCCAGACCACTCTGCCAGGGGTCTCGCAGAGAAATCCAGGATGTTGCCTTTATGGGCAGCCTGAGGCTGCCCGGCTGGATCGCCCTCCCACGCAGCCCTCTGCCCCATGGAAAAGCAGCACCACCCTGTCCCATCTCCTCCAGGTGCCTGAGGGAAGTTCAACACAATGCAGATGCCATCAGCCCGTGAGAGAGACAGGCCAGCCCATGAGCTCTATGGAACTACACGCTAAAACCAGGCATTTCTGGGTGAAAAGAGTGGAGGCCCGACCAACACGGCCCCGTGACTTACTGCATTCATGCCCTGTCCGTAGAAGGGCACAACAGCATGCGCAGCATCTCCCATCAGCACGCACCGGGAAGCAAGGTGGTAGGAGGAGCACTTCACAGATATCATGGCCTGGGCTGGCAGCAAAAAGTAATCGCGCTTCAGCTCTCGCCTTCAGGCAAAACAACAGATACTTCACTTGTAGGACCACGAGAGACAAGAAGAGCAAGTCATGCCACGTCCAAGCTCAGGAAGCCAGGGCCACGGGCACTGTCAGTGTTAAGATGCAAAACCCAAGCCTGTTCACTGGGATATTTGTGCAAGGAAAAACATGGAGACCAGAAAACCTGTTTCATTAACTTCCCCCTAGGGACCAAATACATTGTCTGCAGGTCTTAAGCTCAGCACACAACCAGACCGTGAGTAAAAGCGCCATTGACATCTCAGTCCTCTTACCATGAGCAGTGGTGGATGGCAGTCACTGTAGGAAGGATATACTAGAGGATATCTGAGCTTCTAAGTTCATACAAATTCCTGTGATACAGCCTCCTTAAGGGAAGGAAAATCGTCTAACACAGCTGAGACCCTTCCTATCAGCCCAAAAAGCCCAGAACAGATAACTACGTTGCAAAGCAGAAGCATTAATAGCGTGGGCTGGAGCTCCCACTGGGAGCTTCCCTCTTTGCGAGAAAAGGAGGACGCGCTGAAAAGAGTCAAAGCCGTGAGGACGTGTTGTGGAAAGGCTGGCCTTGGTCCCCACTGCCACCAGGGTCCCCAGGTGGAGTGGGATGCTCCGGCCTCGTGCTGCTGCCCTTGTACTGTTTGCCCAGCAGCGAGAGGGtccctgctgagagctgcctgctCCCGTATCTCACAGCCCTGGCACTCGTTTTAGCCATATGATTGATCAGTGACAGCCTTTGTTTAGTCAGCACAGTggtctggtgtttttttttttttgccaagccCAGCTTTTCTCAGTCTGTTAGCTAAAATCTCAACATTTGTGCAACTCAGCTATCTGAACAGCAGGACTACCTGCGTGCTGCCGGTTTCAGCGTGCAACCCTTACCTTTGCTCTAGTGGAGTCGCTGCTCGCCCACCTCTAACATCAAAAACCCTTGGCCTATGAACAGCTGATCCATCCGCTGAGTTCAACACCTCTGACAGGGTGTCAAACCTTGGCCGGttctctcccccctccttcaGACCTACAGGCCATGGGGATTCACCCCAGCAGCGCTCACAACCCCTTCAGCCAGCTTCAGCAGAGCCTCCATCGCCAGGACCCCGAGGCTGGGTTGGGGATGCATCCCCGGGCTTGGTGGCACCACGTTGATGAGCGAGAAGGGCAGGTGGGAACACTTACTCTCCGATGAGGGGGATGGCATCTGGGAAGTAGGTCTGGAAAAAACCCAGCACTTGCTCGCCCGTCGTGAGCTTCTCGAATTCCTCGAAGGGCATGAAGAGCGTGCAGGTGAAGGATTTGTCCTGCCGGCCGGGGAGGAAGGTCAGAAAGAAGCCCAGAGGCCATAGAGAGCACCTGGAGCAGCAGCTCAGTGCCCAGCCTGTCACCTGGCAATGACAGTGAGCCGCACCGTTTCTCATGGTGGGCTTGCACAtgctgggggcaggcaggggggagGTAGAAATGGGCAGTGTGTGGTCTGCCAGCAAGGGCCCAGCACACTGCCCTGGCACTGCCATACCTGGTTTAGAACAtccagctgcagggagctggtTTTTGGGGGGCTCGGATGTTTgtgcagaaagaagcagcacaggTGAGGCAGGGCCAGTGCTTGGGGTCCTGCCCTGCACACCGCCACGCAGTGGGATGCCTGGCACAGGCTGGGGGTCCCTCCTGGCACCTCATCAGCCCTCTTAGCCCCTGCCACATGCCTGCCACTACAGCCAGTTCATCCCCACAAGCTCCATCCCATCCCCCAAGGGAGCATGGCTTTGGGTTATCACCATGTTGGGCAGTGCAATCATCATGAAGGTGTTTCTCGGCCAGATATGGAGGTAGTTTGGTTCCATGGcaaactgaaagagaaagaaaattgtcTTGTGTCCCTGCGCCGCTCAGcttgcccagcccagcctctggtTCCCCTCCGCAGCAGCAGACCTGTTCCCATCCTGTGCACCATGAGAAGACACAGTGATCACAGGGCCCCTTTCTGGTACCTGGTGCTTCAGGAAGACACAGAGCAAGAGCAAGCAGAAAGGGTAGGAAAGATGGGCAAAAATCTGCTGGTTTGTAGTCCCTGGTGTCCTCACAGACACATTCCCGTATCCCTGGGACATCTCAGAGCTAGAGTTAGCCCCACCGCTCTGGGGCAGGCTCTCTAGGATTTTTGCAGCCAGGTACCAAGACAATGGCCCCACCACTGGAAGAGGAAGAGATGCCTACCTTCTCCTAGGAAAGTTTTAATCTCTTGGCTGACCCCCAAGTGAGAGATCAGTTTCTCTagaactgctgcagcagagcaacCATAAGAGGGGAGCGGGGTGTCCCATCTGCAAAGGTGCTAGGAGTCCCCAGGACAGGCACACTTACATCTCCATCCTTGGGAGGGATGGTCAGCTCCATATAGCCATGAGGAATGTACTCTTGACTGTAGTTAAAGCGTGTTTGCCTCATGAACTGCTTTCTGACTGTTGAGAAGGCTCCATCGCATCCCACGATGAGATCGTAGGTGACTTCCAATGACTGTTGGTCAGATCTGAAAGCAAGAGAGTCCCTTGGACCAATCCTGCTGTAACTCCAGGCCAGTTCAGCACCGCTGGGCACAGTGGATCTGCTTTATGCAAAAAGCCAGCATCACCTCCAGCGTTATTAATCTTCTAGGGTGAGGGAAGATCGGCTGTCACTGACTGGGAAGCTCAGGATTAGGAGAAGTAATTATCCTGTAGGTTATCAGAAGCCTAACTCTGCCAGACCTACCCAAGAACGCAACAGGCACTGTTGGGATAATGGTGGTATTTGGTAGAGCCTGCGTCCCCAGGTGGATGGGGGCATGACCAGAACTTAACAGAACTCTGAAATAAGGTCGTTAGCTGCCCTTCCTGACGAGCAATCTGTCCCTGAAAACCGTCACTACGGAGGCTGGCACGTGTATTCCCTGCACAGGTCAGCAAGCGTGTGCCCagcctcctgccaggctgctgggggGTTAGTGAGTTGCTGAGATTCTTTTCAGCCTCCCCATGAACCCTGCGTTGATGTCTCTCCTTCCCAAAGCTGACACCCACTCAGGAACAACCACTCAGTTTCAAACTGAGGTTGCCCAATTGTTTGAGGTTTAATGAATGATTAAGCAGAGCCTAACCGAAGGCAGCAGCTGATCCCAGGCTTGCACAGGGATTACCTTTTTATGGTTAATGTCCCCGACTCTGCGTTGCACCCCAGGAGCTTGTGTCCAAAGTACAGCTTAGCGTTGGAGTACCTCTCAGCAGCTGTGAAAAGGAATGACAACTAAATGTGGAGGCTTGTATTGCAACCCCAAAAACATTTCCAAGGGATCCCTAAATTATAGGGATATTTGCCATTACAGCAAATAAGATTGCTGTGTTGGGTGATGGCCGGCAGGCAGGCCACGCTAGGGCTGCCTTTGGTCAACTCTGGTGAAAGATGTTTAAAAAGTGCAAGGAATCGTACCAAGActtctttctttgcctcagtAACATGAGTCATTGATCTGTTTCCACCATCACTACATTGTTTTTCAAGGTGGGATGTGGGAGTCAGTGGGAAATTTGGGAAAATTTGGCCTGGCCTGATTACGCGCTTTGCCACAGTGCTCTAATTTCTATTTGTCTCTGTACAGTCAGGGGTCATGGAGGATGCCACGAACTGTGGCAAGGCCAAGGAGGTATCTCTGGCTTTGGCTGGTGAAGTTCTGGCAGCAGATACTGGTGCCGGGAGCCGGGGAGCTGAGGCAGCTCCCACTCGAGGGCaaatgcagcagagctgctcctcagggGTTTCTGCACACACAGAAAGGGCTTGGGGGGAGTTGCTTTAATATCCTTTTGCATCAGACAAATAGCAGGGAAACAGCACAGatcttcttaaaaaaacccatctAGTTCACGTTTCCACTTTCTGAGAGCCAGGTTACACCGAACTCACGGGCAAAGAGAGCCTGGGGCCCAAAGTCTCCTGTTCATGGGGCAAACCCTAAATCCTTGGTGAATGGGGTGTAAAAGTGTTTGCGACCAGCCCTGGCAACCTACCTGTCAGCAGCTCTCTGTTTAAGTTTGCTCTGTCCACAGAGAGGATGTACTGCAAGGCAAAGAAGCACGGAGTTCAGGAGGCGTTGCTGAAGGATGCTCTGCGCGGCCGGACAAGAATCGCCGCCCCCTCCAAAGAGCCCTGCCGAACCCGGGGCGGGGGTGTCACGCAATCCCCCTCCCGCTCACAGCATCCTTCCTAAGAGCGTGAGCCCCAGGCTGCCCACCACACAGCGCTACAAACGCTAGCAAAGACCCCTCGCACTCTGCGAAGCATCTCTGGGCGGCAGCACGAGCCCCGTACCTGGTTCTTCTTCCCGTAAGGGATAGAGTACTTCTTCCCCGAAGGCGTGTGTATCCTCCTCGCCCGCATGGGAATGCCTTTGGACACAATCTGAAGAGGAAGGCAAGGAAACCCAGCCTTCTGGCCAAAACTGAGCTCCTGAGGGGCAGGGCACAAGATGCCGAGCGCCATTCCCCCCGCGCACTGCACCCCGGGCAGAATGGGATGCTCTCGGCTCATACATTTCCGCGTGGCTACCCAGGTTACTGGGGAAAATTTTACAGGGCTGTCAACACCAAGTCACTACATTTTACTGAGATCACTCCACTCCTTCTCACAAAAATGAGTGCACAAATATTTTTTGGTAGAAGGGACATGAAAAGCCACAcggtgctgggcaggggaggggatgACAACCAAATTACGTCTCGGTGCTGGCATATGACTTGTCAAAGCCTGggctcctcctctgcagggagacACTGGCCGGGAGATGCCACCACTGCCAACCACTGGATGTTAAACGGCAGTGAGAACCCTGCAGAGGAGTGCTGGGCTCTGAGGCCACCGTGCTGTGCAGAAGTCGGTGTGCATGAATTTCAGGCGTCAGCCCAAAGCTCAAGGTTTTGTGGGAAAATACAAATCTGGGCACATCAGTGGGGAAaacagccaggctgctggcatgCAGGGGGAGAGGTCTACCTGCACGCTCACAgaagtggagctgctgctgcagtggcctCTGCATGCTTGGGGAGCGGAAAAGAGCCCGTCCATCACCAGGTGAAGTCAACAGCGTTTTAACCACAGAGACCCCACCACCGACAGAAGCTGCCAGGGTACCTGCTCTTCCATCCCCACGGCTTGGAGGGCTTGGCGTCCTCTGTGGGACAGGGCCAGGTTAATGCTTCTGCCACGGGCA encodes the following:
- the KMO gene encoding kynurenine 3-monooxygenase isoform X2; this encodes MEPSDPRGKRVAVVGGGLVGALNACFFARRGFHVDVYEAREDIRVASFARGRSINLALSHRGRQALQAVGMEEQIVSKGIPMRARRIHTPSGKKYSIPYGKKNQYILSVDRANLNRELLTAAERYSNAKLYFGHKLLGCNAESGTLTIKRSDQQSLEVTYDLIVGCDGAFSTVRKQFMRQTRFNYSQEYIPHGYMELTIPPKDGDFAMEPNYLHIWPRNTFMMIALPNMDKSFTCTLFMPFEEFEKLTTGEQVLGFFQTYFPDAIPLIGERELKRDYFLLPAQAMISVKCSSYHLASRCVLMGDAAHAVVPFYGQGMNAGFEDCLVFDELMDQFHNDLGACLPEFSRLRVPDDHAISDLAMYNYVEMREHVNSTWFIFRKQVDNFLHTLMPSTIVPLYTMVTFTRIRYHEALQRWRWQKKIINRGLFVMGAAGLGGTYLLVKRLARDLNFCMEDLWGWSHYLKNVGNFPFGTQVA
- the KMO gene encoding kynurenine 3-monooxygenase isoform X1, encoding MEPSDPRGKRVAVVGGGLVGALNACFFARRGFHVDVYEAREDIRVASFARGRSINLALSHRGRQALQAVGMEEQELSFGQKAGFPCLPLQIVSKGIPMRARRIHTPSGKKYSIPYGKKNQYILSVDRANLNRELLTAAERYSNAKLYFGHKLLGCNAESGTLTIKRSDQQSLEVTYDLIVGCDGAFSTVRKQFMRQTRFNYSQEYIPHGYMELTIPPKDGDFAMEPNYLHIWPRNTFMMIALPNMDKSFTCTLFMPFEEFEKLTTGEQVLGFFQTYFPDAIPLIGERELKRDYFLLPAQAMISVKCSSYHLASRCVLMGDAAHAVVPFYGQGMNAGFEDCLVFDELMDQFHNDLGACLPEFSRLRVPDDHAISDLAMYNYVEMREHVNSTWFIFRKQVDNFLHTLMPSTIVPLYTMVTFTRIRYHEALQRWRWQKKIINRGLFVMGAAGLGGTYLLVKRLARDLNFCMEDLWGWSHYLKNVGNFPFGTQVA